The Bacteroidota bacterium genome includes the window TGCTCTTCGCGTAATACAGTAAAAAAAAGTGGCAAAAGTCTGTTAATTAAGGTTTTACATCGTCACTTCTAACAGGCCTGGCGGATTTTATCTACCCGCTAACGCACCTGACCCAGCAAATCGAGCTGATGTACAAGTAACATGAGTTGATTGTTATGGAGTTGTTGCTGTCGATTTGCAATCCACTGCAGGGCCACATCCGTATCTATGGCATTACTTTTCTCCAACTCACCGGCTACAAACCGCAACATATGCGCAAGAAATGCCTGATCTTTATCTGCATATTGGCCCGCACGCGGGAATACAACCCAGTCAGAACTGCCTATTTCCAATAAATGTACAGGTAACCCGGATAAGACTTGCATTAAGTGCCGGCCAGATTGGCTTCGTCCACGCAAGGCCGGCTGCCGCGATCTATCATCCATAGATTGGTGATAGATCGACTCAACGAGCATGTCAACAGAAGGTTCAGCTGGCGGCAAAAAAGATGTAATTCCGTCAAAGTTTATTGGGAAGTAAAAGACGCCGGCCGACCCGAGCAGGCTGAGCAGTTCAGACAGAAAGGTATCCAGGTCAAACAGATCAAGAAAGGCCTGCGCGATCAGCCCATCCCAGCCCCCACTCCCTTCCTGCTGCGCGATAAAAGCATGGATATCTTCATGCACAACGGATATATCCAGGGCATACCCTGCCGGACTTTGCCACCTGCCAGGATCCCCCCCGGCTTTCTTATAACCCAGCGCTACCAGCCAGTCTTCCAGGTTCGACCTAAAGTGCTCAATGTTTACAGCCTCTATATCAACCAGTGTATACGCCAGATTGCACGTCAGGCCCGCAGCCGCAATGCGGCGAAACATAGCGCCGATGCCCCCTCCTACCTCTACAAGTCGAATGGTCCGGTCTGATGATGCATGCAATTTCGCCCCATGCACTGCCTGATCGTTCAGCGCTTGCACAAAGCCATCCCAGACACGCTGGTTTAACGACCGAGCATCAAGCGGACCTTTCGACTCAAGATATGTGGCATAGTTGAACACCCGTCAAAAACTGCTATCAAAAGAGGCCCAGCAATGCTGATCTTCCCAAATTTTGACCGTCAGATGCGTCAGATTGGTTTTACGTAACGCTTGCCTCAGCTCCTCACATACAATGCGGGAAAAATGCTCGATACTCGGATTGAGTCCTGCAAAAGCCGGATCATCGTTGAGGGTGTGGTCTTTGAATCTGGCCAGCATATCACCCATCGCTGCTTTTACAAGGTCGATATCAACCAGGTAGCCATGGTCGTCCAATTTAGCCCCTTGTAGCAATACCTCTAATGCATACACATGGGAATGCAAGATATTTTCTGGCCCACAATTCGGAACCGTTAGGAAGTGCTGCGCAACAAACTCTTCTTTTATGCTAAGATTATACATGGATGGTTAAGCTTTTTAGCTGCTTTAACTCGCTCACAGCCTATTTGTAGGAAAAAATCACTTGTAAAGCGTCCGCTGTCTTTTCATCAAGGAGTGCGTATGCCTTTGCTGCTTCTCTTATGCTAAACTGATGTGTTATGTACCTGGAGGGCCGAACAACTCCCAGCAAGGCGCTTGCTAATTGCAACCGCCGGCCCTTAGACCACCGCCCCGCGTGCCGTGGATCAATTTTACTCACCTGGCTGGCATACAAATTCAGCTTGGCCCTGTGAAAACGGCCACCAAGATCAAGAGACGCAGGCTTCGTACCATACCACGACCCAACCACGATACGGCCAGTCT containing:
- a CDS encoding 6-carboxytetrahydropterin synthase, whose protein sequence is MYNLSIKEEFVAQHFLTVPNCGPENILHSHVYALEVLLQGAKLDDHGYLVDIDLVKAAMGDMLARFKDHTLNDDPAFAGLNPSIEHFSRIVCEELRQALRKTNLTHLTVKIWEDQHCWASFDSSF